One window of the Actinomyces procaprae genome contains the following:
- a CDS encoding HAD family hydrolase, producing the protein MSPRNDDGAPLIGSAAWNSQTVGVYGPGYDRQLSHDEYHALVRARMADLDRLEADGGSGRRLLFPDERLVVALDVDGTILDLDGRVSERVMASIARMRHRGAQVVIATGRGISAALPVARRVGLTDGWMVCANGAITLRLDPAFPGGYEVVDSRTFNPATAIDALLEAVPDGIIAVEDLGAGFRVSRPFPDGELIEKQRVVPLDELRRGEVTRVVLRAPGMPVEEFSAVVGRAALHSVEYAIGWTAWLDVAPQGITKASALQALVTRLGTDADHAVAVGDGTNDVEMLRWAGVGAVMGSAPQWVKDQGDVVTETVWHDGCAAVLDAVVERTRRNS; encoded by the coding sequence ATGTCGCCACGGAACGACGACGGAGCCCCGCTGATCGGCTCGGCCGCCTGGAACTCCCAGACGGTCGGCGTCTATGGGCCCGGATACGACCGCCAGCTGTCCCACGACGAGTACCACGCGCTCGTGCGTGCCCGCATGGCCGACCTGGACCGTCTGGAGGCCGACGGCGGGAGTGGCCGAAGGCTGCTGTTCCCCGATGAGCGCCTGGTGGTGGCCCTGGACGTGGACGGCACCATTCTTGACCTTGACGGTCGGGTATCAGAACGCGTCATGGCCTCGATCGCCCGCATGCGGCACCGGGGCGCGCAGGTGGTGATCGCCACGGGGCGCGGTATCTCCGCGGCACTGCCGGTGGCCCGTCGAGTCGGGCTCACCGATGGGTGGATGGTTTGCGCCAATGGTGCCATCACACTGCGCCTGGATCCGGCCTTCCCGGGCGGGTATGAGGTCGTCGACTCGCGGACCTTCAATCCGGCCACCGCCATCGACGCCCTGCTGGAGGCGGTGCCGGACGGGATCATCGCGGTGGAGGACCTGGGCGCCGGCTTCCGCGTGTCCCGGCCCTTCCCCGACGGTGAGCTCATCGAGAAGCAGAGGGTTGTGCCCCTGGATGAGCTGCGTCGCGGGGAGGTCACCCGGGTGGTGCTGCGGGCGCCGGGCATGCCGGTGGAGGAGTTCAGCGCCGTCGTCGGGCGGGCCGCCCTGCACTCGGTGGAGTACGCGATCGGCTGGACCGCCTGGTTGGACGTGGCCCCGCAGGGCATCACCAAGGCCTCCGCCCTTCAGGCGCTGGTGACCAGGCTCGGCACCGACGCTGATCACGCCGTCGCCGTGGGTGACGGCACCAACGATGTGGAGATGCTGCGCTGGGCGGGAGTCGGCGCCGTCATGGGGTCGGCGCCGCAGTGGGTCAAGGACCAGGGCGACGTCGTAACCGAGACCGTATGGCACGATGGTTGCGCGGCCGTGTTGGACGCAGTCGTGGAGAGGACTCGGAGGAACTCATGA